In Mycolicibacter virginiensis, the DNA window GTGATCGGGTCTTCATCCGGTTCGGCGAGCAGCAACTGACCTATCGCGAAGCCAACGAGACCGTCAACCGCTACGCCGCCGTGCTGGCCGCGCGCGGCGTCGGCCACGGCGATGTCGTCGGGATCATGCTGCGCAACTCCCCGGACGCGGTGTTGATGATGCTGGCCGTCGCCAAATGCGGTGGGGTCGCCGGCATGCTCAACTACCACCAGCGCGGTGACGTGCTGGCCCACAGCCTGGGCGTGCTGGGCGCCACCCTGCTGATTGCGGAGTCCGACCTGGTCGATGCCGTCAAGGAGTGCGGCTGCACCGACGCGCCGGTGACCATCGAGGAGTTCCGCCGGCTTGCCGCCACCGCACCGGACGGCAATCCCGCCTCCGTCAACGCGGTGCTGGCCAAGGACACCGCGTTCTACATCTTCACCTCCGGCACCACCGGCTACCCCAAAGCCAGCGTGATGACGCACTACCGGTGGTTGCGTGCGCTGGCGACCTTCGGCGGCGTGGGGCTGCGGCTGCGCGGCAACGACACGCTGTACTGCTGCCTGCCGCTGTACCACAACAATGCGCTGACGGTCGCGGTGTCGTCGGTGCTCAACGCCGGTGCCACCCTGGCCCTGGGCAAGTCGTTCTCGGCCTCGCGGTTCTGGGACGAGGTGATCGCCGCGGACGCCACGGCCTTCGTCTACATCGGCGAGCTCTGCCGGTACCTGCTCAACCAGCCCGCCAAGCCCACCGATCGCGCGCACAAGGTGCGGGTGATCGCCGGCAACGGGCTGCGGCCGGAGATCTGGGACGAGTTCACCCACCGGTTCGGCATCAAGCGGGTCTGCGAGTTCTACGCCGCCAGCGAGAGCAACAGCGCCTTCCTCAACGTGTTCAACGTGCCGCGCAGCACCGGCGTCTACCCGCTGCCGCTGGCCTATGTGCAGTACGACCCCGACACCGGCCTGCCGCTGCGCGGCGCGGACGGCTGGGTGCAACGGGTGCCTGCCGGCCAGCCCGGACTGTTGCTGAGCCCGGTGAACCGGTTCTCGCCGTTTGACGGCTACACCGACCCGGAGGCTAACGAGAAGAAGCTGGTGCGCAACGCTTTCCGCGACGGCGACTGCTGGTTCAACACCGGTGACCTGATGCGCCCACAGGGCATGGGGCACGCCGCGTTCGTCGACCGGCTCGGCGACACCTTCCGATGGAAGGGCGAGAACGTTGCCACCACCCAGGTCGAGGCCGCGCTGAGCGCCGACGACGCGATCGAGGAGTGCGCCGTCTACGGCGTCGAGGTGCCCGGGACCGGCGGCCGTGCCGGGATGGCCGCGGTCAAACTGCGCGACGGTGCGACCTTCGACGGGGCGGGGCTGGCCGCCGTGGTCTTTGACCAGCTGCCCTCCTATGCGGTGCCGCTGTTCGTGCGGGTGGTGCCGTCGATGGCCCACACCACCACGTTCAAGAGTCGCAAGGTGGAGCTGCGCGAGGAGGGCTACGGCGGCGGTGGTGCCGTGATCGAGGACCCGCTGTACGTGCTGGCCGGCCGCGGCGAAGGCTACGTGCCGTTCTACGCCGACTATCCCGGCGAAGTGGCCGCGGGAAAGCGTCCGCAGGGCTGACCTTTCTGCTTCTGCGCCGAAACCGACGTTTTGCAGGCCGCTACTCGGACTTTCTCTGCAAAACGTCGGTTTCGGCGGGTCAGGGCTGACGATTGCGGTCCCACATCCACCAGGCACCATGGAGCAGTGCAGTCCCACTTCTGCGGTCGCCCGGCGGCGGCTGATCGAGCGCTGATCATGGCGATCATCAACCGCACCCCCGACTCGTTCTACGACGCGGGCGCCACGTTCACCGACGAGGCGGCCAAGTCCGCCGTGCACCGCGCCGTGGCCGACGGCGCCGACG includes these proteins:
- the fadD6 gene encoding long-chain-acyl-CoA synthetase FadD6, whose translation is MSDHDSGTVTQVGLVDVLARTPRLLADGPTILRGLWTGLRARPTSKASIGKVFQDRAAQVGDRVFIRFGEQQLTYREANETVNRYAAVLAARGVGHGDVVGIMLRNSPDAVLMMLAVAKCGGVAGMLNYHQRGDVLAHSLGVLGATLLIAESDLVDAVKECGCTDAPVTIEEFRRLAATAPDGNPASVNAVLAKDTAFYIFTSGTTGYPKASVMTHYRWLRALATFGGVGLRLRGNDTLYCCLPLYHNNALTVAVSSVLNAGATLALGKSFSASRFWDEVIAADATAFVYIGELCRYLLNQPAKPTDRAHKVRVIAGNGLRPEIWDEFTHRFGIKRVCEFYAASESNSAFLNVFNVPRSTGVYPLPLAYVQYDPDTGLPLRGADGWVQRVPAGQPGLLLSPVNRFSPFDGYTDPEANEKKLVRNAFRDGDCWFNTGDLMRPQGMGHAAFVDRLGDTFRWKGENVATTQVEAALSADDAIEECAVYGVEVPGTGGRAGMAAVKLRDGATFDGAGLAAVVFDQLPSYAVPLFVRVVPSMAHTTTFKSRKVELREEGYGGGGAVIEDPLYVLAGRGEGYVPFYADYPGEVAAGKRPQG